The Caballeronia sp. TF1N1 genome includes a region encoding these proteins:
- a CDS encoding MFS transporter: MSSQAVFSAVRARHRYVRYYVLALILLVTAVNLGDRANLSIAGAPMAKELGLGSVTMGYVFSAFAWAYVLGQLPGGWLLDRLNSLKVYGAALFLWSFFTFMQGYVGFLPTSLAIGALFVCRFLVGFVEAPIYPANNYIVAAWFPLRERGIATSIFSSAQYVAVVLFVPLMGMLSHMLSWHWVFWFMGGFGMLLAIFWFAVMRAPDKHSKVTAEELAYLRENGAMIDIEANKRKKAPAPAGSIKVLLKSRMLAGVYLGQYCITALQYFFITWFPIYLVKGRGMDLLHVGFVATLPAICGFIGSVLGGAISDRVLKSSGSVTAARKIPFVTGMLLASLLVLCNFTDSTAVIVALMSLALFGKGLAQIGLAVVTDTAPPEIVGVAGGLFGVAGNIAGIVTPIAIGYMLAITNSFTGAMYFVGAHAMVGALSYIFIVGRIKRLSLPQASAT; this comes from the coding sequence ATGTCATCGCAGGCTGTTTTCAGCGCAGTCCGCGCGCGGCACCGCTACGTGCGGTATTACGTGCTCGCGCTTATTCTGCTCGTCACCGCCGTGAATCTCGGCGACCGGGCGAATCTCTCGATCGCCGGTGCGCCGATGGCCAAAGAACTCGGCCTCGGCAGCGTCACGATGGGCTATGTCTTCTCCGCGTTCGCCTGGGCGTATGTGCTCGGGCAACTGCCCGGCGGCTGGCTGCTCGATCGCCTGAATTCGCTCAAGGTCTACGGCGCGGCGCTGTTTCTCTGGTCGTTCTTCACCTTCATGCAAGGTTATGTAGGATTCCTGCCGACAAGCTTAGCGATCGGCGCGCTGTTCGTGTGCCGCTTTCTGGTCGGCTTCGTCGAAGCGCCGATCTATCCGGCCAACAACTACATCGTCGCGGCATGGTTTCCGCTGCGCGAACGCGGCATCGCCACATCGATCTTCAGTTCGGCGCAGTACGTGGCGGTCGTATTGTTCGTCCCGTTGATGGGCATGCTCAGTCACATGTTGAGCTGGCACTGGGTCTTCTGGTTCATGGGCGGCTTCGGCATGCTGCTCGCGATATTCTGGTTCGCGGTGATGCGTGCGCCCGACAAGCATTCGAAAGTGACCGCCGAAGAACTCGCGTATCTGCGCGAGAACGGCGCGATGATCGATATCGAAGCGAACAAGCGCAAGAAGGCACCCGCGCCGGCCGGTTCCATCAAGGTGCTGCTCAAGAGCCGCATGTTGGCGGGCGTCTATCTCGGGCAATACTGCATCACCGCGTTGCAGTACTTCTTCATCACATGGTTTCCGATCTATCTCGTCAAAGGGCGCGGCATGGATCTGCTGCATGTCGGCTTTGTGGCGACGCTGCCCGCAATCTGCGGTTTTATCGGCAGCGTGCTGGGCGGCGCCATTTCGGATCGCGTACTGAAAAGCAGCGGCAGCGTGACCGCCGCGCGCAAGATTCCGTTCGTGACCGGAATGTTGCTCGCGAGCCTGCTGGTGCTGTGCAACTTCACGGATTCGACCGCCGTAATCGTCGCGCTGATGTCGCTGGCGCTGTTCGGCAAGGGCTTGGCGCAGATCGGCCTTGCCGTCGTCACCGATACCGCGCCGCCCGAAATCGTTGGCGTCGCGGGCGGATTGTTCGGCGTCGCGGGCAATATCGCGGGCATCGTGACGCCGATCGCCATCGGCTACATGCTGGCGATCACGAACTCGTTCACGGGCGCGATGTACTTCGTCGGCGCACATGCGATGGTCGGCGCGCTCAGCTATATCTTTATCGTGGGTCGTATCAAGCGGCTCTCACTTCCTCAAGCCAGCGCCACATGA
- a CDS encoding D-glycerate dehydrogenase: protein MKHRIILSRPMQPAVEARAKVLFDAFVPDTALSVDELVNQAHAHEAQGLLFSGALKLDRALIERLPPSLRVAATTSVGFDHIDVHAAAQKGIVVTNAPVVTECTADATFLHILAACRRAREHLQVMQEGWGRALGLSELLGHRVSGSVLGIVGMGRIGQAVAQRARAFGMTVLYHSRKRVAPEIEQDARYFDSLDAMLPYTQILSLHLPATPGAAPLIGSQQLALLPRGAIVVNTARGSLIDEDALIDALRSGHIAGAGLDVFHNEPRFDPRFLDMPQVFLTPHSGSATVQTRDDLGLRGLDNIAAVLDGKPAADALNLE, encoded by the coding sequence ATGAAACATCGAATCATTCTTTCCCGGCCGATGCAGCCCGCTGTCGAAGCACGCGCGAAGGTTTTGTTCGACGCGTTCGTGCCGGATACCGCGCTATCCGTCGATGAACTCGTGAATCAGGCGCATGCACATGAAGCGCAAGGTCTGTTGTTCTCGGGCGCGTTGAAGCTGGATCGCGCATTGATCGAACGCTTGCCACCGAGCCTGCGCGTGGCGGCGACGACAAGCGTGGGTTTCGATCATATCGATGTGCACGCGGCGGCGCAAAAGGGCATTGTCGTGACGAATGCGCCGGTCGTCACCGAATGCACCGCCGATGCCACCTTCCTGCATATTCTGGCCGCGTGCCGCCGTGCGCGCGAGCATCTTCAGGTGATGCAGGAAGGCTGGGGACGTGCGCTGGGTCTGAGCGAACTGCTTGGGCATCGCGTGAGCGGGAGTGTGCTTGGTATCGTCGGAATGGGGCGTATCGGGCAGGCGGTCGCGCAGCGTGCGCGTGCGTTCGGCATGACGGTTCTGTATCACAGCCGAAAGCGCGTCGCGCCGGAGATCGAGCAGGATGCGCGCTATTTCGACTCGCTCGACGCCATGCTGCCGTACACACAGATTCTGTCGCTGCATCTTCCCGCGACGCCGGGCGCCGCGCCGTTGATCGGTTCGCAGCAACTTGCATTGCTGCCGCGCGGCGCGATCGTGGTGAACACGGCGCGCGGTTCGCTGATCGATGAAGACGCGCTGATCGATGCGTTGCGCAGCGGGCATATCGCGGGCGCAGGGCTCGATGTTTTCCATAACGAACCGCGTTTCGACCCACGCTTTCTCGACATGCCGCAGGTGTTTCTCACGCCGCATAGCGGATCGGCCACCGTGCAGACGCGCGACGATCTCGGCTTGCGCGGGCTCGACAACATCGCCGCTGTGCTCGATGGCAAACCAGCCGCCGATGCATTGAATCTCGAGTGA
- a CDS encoding Ldh family oxidoreductase, with amino-acid sequence MTRYSHIDLTQYASNAMQHCGMRAEHADQVAARLVDAELLGHRSHGLWLLATYLERLQARQIATEGEIRVLSDTDSAFSWHANRLPGAWVMHRAIEDVIERTQTRAVVVATIAECSHIGCLQSYLLPLVERNLFVTLSATNAGVASVAPFGGMDPVLTTNPIAYGIPTRKEPILIDQCTSLGSNTFFAAYAARGETLPDTWLLDADGHPTDDPSVLAAKPPGTVLPLGGIDFGYKGFGLGLAVEALTLALPGSGRRTKPDKFGQGVFLQVLNPRLLGGLDAFLDETTWLADACHASRVRDGLPPVRLPGERALATRRDQLRDGITLADDVIDRMKTWSEKLDLPMPASAAHTDI; translated from the coding sequence ATGACACGTTATTCCCATATCGACCTGACGCAATACGCATCGAACGCCATGCAGCACTGCGGCATGCGGGCCGAACACGCGGATCAGGTCGCCGCAAGATTGGTCGATGCCGAATTGCTCGGCCATCGCAGCCACGGACTCTGGCTGCTCGCGACGTATCTCGAACGCCTGCAAGCCCGTCAGATCGCCACTGAGGGCGAAATACGCGTGCTGTCGGACACGGACAGCGCTTTCTCGTGGCACGCGAACCGCTTGCCCGGCGCGTGGGTCATGCATCGCGCGATCGAAGACGTGATCGAACGTACGCAGACACGCGCAGTGGTGGTTGCGACGATCGCCGAGTGCTCGCATATCGGCTGCCTGCAAAGCTATTTGCTGCCGCTGGTCGAACGCAATCTTTTCGTCACGCTGTCCGCGACGAATGCGGGCGTCGCATCGGTCGCGCCGTTCGGCGGCATGGACCCGGTGCTGACGACGAACCCCATCGCATACGGCATTCCGACGCGCAAGGAGCCGATCCTTATCGATCAATGCACGTCGCTCGGCAGCAATACGTTTTTCGCGGCCTATGCAGCGCGCGGCGAAACCCTGCCCGACACATGGCTACTCGATGCAGACGGTCATCCGACCGACGATCCCAGCGTCCTCGCAGCGAAACCGCCCGGCACCGTGCTGCCGCTCGGCGGAATCGACTTCGGCTACAAGGGTTTCGGTTTGGGTCTCGCCGTCGAAGCATTGACGCTCGCGCTGCCGGGTTCGGGCCGCCGCACGAAGCCCGACAAGTTCGGCCAGGGCGTGTTTCTGCAAGTGCTCAATCCGCGCTTGCTGGGCGGTCTCGACGCGTTTCTCGACGAAACCACCTGGCTCGCCGATGCCTGTCACGCCAGCCGCGTGCGCGATGGTTTGCCGCCGGTTCGTCTGCCGGGCGAACGCGCGCTCGCGACACGCCGCGATCAACTGCGCGACGGCATCACGCTTGCAGATGACGTCATCGACCGCATGAAAACGTGGTCCGAAAAACTCGATCTACCGATGCCCGCATCGGCGGCACACACTGACATTTAA